The Stygiolobus azoricus genome window below encodes:
- the purD gene encoding phosphoribosylamine--glycine ligase, producing the protein MKVLLIGDGARENALAEALGKSNRGYRVYAMSSYVNPGIKEVVDKTGGKYYIGNILSIENVRRVIKEVNPDFGVIGPEDPLFEGVANAFREEGIPVVGPNKEGAMIEKSKVWMRQLMWKYNIPGRLRFKAFNNLAEASKFILEFGGSIAIKPSEQVGGKGVKVVADLQAYLSEEKRNALSKGVNNIAGLVKDEVKLIIEEKVDGPEYTLHVLTDGYSYLPLPLAQDYKNAYEDGIGPETGGMGSISGPDHLLPFINEEEYEKSLEIVKLTAEAIRKETGMDYIGVLSGQMMLTGLWGPTIIEYYSRLGDPEASAIIPRIRSDFAEILELTATRHLSKAKLEVEEKPSIVRAVAPLGYPLDKKMASGHKISLDLPKMRELGCNVYFGSVALEGMSLVTKGSRAIEIVVIDDFINASNKLDQCFSLVSSDTKLIYRHDIGNTLEVQVEKAEIVRYTYKSREKNGMLGISADWSPNGGLW; encoded by the coding sequence ATGAAAGTACTACTAATAGGGGACGGAGCTAGGGAGAACGCATTAGCCGAAGCATTGGGCAAATCTAATAGAGGTTATAGAGTATATGCAATGTCCAGTTATGTAAACCCGGGTATAAAAGAAGTTGTAGACAAAACCGGAGGTAAGTATTATATTGGGAATATTCTATCCATTGAGAATGTTAGGAGAGTAATAAAGGAAGTCAACCCGGACTTTGGAGTTATAGGTCCAGAAGACCCTCTCTTTGAAGGTGTGGCAAACGCTTTTAGAGAGGAAGGGATCCCAGTAGTTGGTCCTAATAAAGAAGGTGCAATGATAGAGAAATCTAAAGTATGGATGAGGCAGTTGATGTGGAAATATAATATCCCAGGTAGGCTTAGGTTTAAGGCGTTTAATAACCTCGCTGAAGCGTCTAAGTTTATCTTAGAATTTGGAGGCTCGATAGCAATAAAACCGTCGGAGCAAGTAGGGGGAAAAGGAGTGAAGGTCGTTGCGGATCTTCAAGCTTATCTGAGCGAGGAAAAGAGAAATGCCTTGAGCAAAGGTGTGAATAATATAGCTGGTTTAGTAAAGGATGAGGTTAAACTAATCATTGAAGAGAAAGTTGACGGACCTGAGTACACCCTCCACGTATTAACCGATGGATACTCATACTTGCCTCTGCCTCTAGCTCAGGATTATAAGAACGCATACGAAGACGGAATAGGTCCAGAGACGGGTGGAATGGGATCTATATCAGGCCCAGACCACCTATTACCATTCATAAACGAGGAAGAGTACGAGAAATCTTTAGAGATAGTAAAGCTAACTGCAGAAGCCATAAGGAAGGAAACCGGAATGGATTATATAGGCGTATTATCTGGTCAGATGATGTTGACAGGTTTGTGGGGACCAACTATAATTGAGTATTATTCGAGATTAGGAGACCCAGAGGCTTCAGCAATAATCCCTAGAATTAGATCTGATTTCGCTGAGATCCTCGAGTTAACTGCTACAAGGCACTTGAGCAAAGCAAAGCTAGAGGTTGAAGAGAAGCCTTCAATAGTTAGGGCTGTAGCTCCCTTAGGCTATCCTTTAGACAAGAAAATGGCTTCGGGCCACAAGATCTCCTTAGATCTACCTAAGATGAGAGAATTGGGCTGTAATGTTTACTTTGGTTCTGTAGCTTTAGAGGGAATGTCCCTAGTGACCAAGGGTTCAAGAGCGATAGAGATAGTTGTTATAGATGATTTTATTAATGCAAGTAATAAATTAGATCAGTGCTTCTCTCTAGTTAGTTCCGATACGAAGCTGATTTATAGGCACGACATAGGGAATACTTTAGAAGTTCAAGTGGAGAAGGCTGAGATAGTGAGGTATACTTACAAATCGAGGGAAAAGAACGGTATGCTGGGAATATCTGCGGATTGGTCTCCTAACGGTGGTCTTTGGTGA